The following proteins come from a genomic window of bacterium:
- a CDS encoding alpha/beta hydrolase: protein MSGESKQDRRRFLLNTAVTIAAAEVGIIGFANAQSSKMPPIKRGTHTSFGSLKQIDAGLLNVGYAEAGPAHGPTVILLHGWPYDIHSYVDAAPLLASAGYRVIVPYQRGYGTTRFLSSETFRNGQQSACALDVIALMDALKLQKAIIAGFDIGARTADVMAALWPERCRALVSVSGYLITSLKANLQPLPPKAELGWWYQYYFSTERGKLGYNEYRHDFNKLIWKNVSPKWDFDDATFERTAASFNNPDHVAIVIHNYRWRLSLAKGEPRYDDLEQKLFKGPVITVPTITIASDFDGPAADGSPYRKKFSGKYSHRIFNGIGHNVPQEAPQAFAKAVLDVAGY from the coding sequence ATGTCTGGAGAATCCAAACAGGATCGCCGCCGTTTTTTGCTCAACACGGCCGTGACGATCGCGGCCGCCGAGGTCGGCATAATCGGCTTTGCGAATGCGCAATCCAGCAAGATGCCCCCCATTAAGCGGGGGACGCACACGTCGTTCGGCTCACTGAAGCAGATCGATGCCGGCCTTCTGAACGTTGGATACGCTGAAGCTGGCCCTGCCCATGGCCCTACGGTCATCCTTCTGCACGGGTGGCCCTACGACATTCACAGCTACGTCGATGCCGCCCCTTTGTTGGCATCGGCGGGCTACAGGGTGATCGTCCCGTATCAGCGCGGCTATGGCACGACGCGCTTTCTTTCCAGTGAAACGTTCCGCAACGGCCAGCAATCGGCATGCGCTCTCGATGTTATCGCTCTCATGGATGCGCTCAAGCTCCAGAAGGCGATCATCGCCGGTTTTGATATTGGCGCGCGGACGGCCGACGTCATGGCGGCGCTCTGGCCCGAGCGCTGCAGGGCGCTCGTCTCCGTGAGCGGCTATCTGATTACTAGTCTTAAAGCGAACTTGCAGCCGTTGCCGCCAAAAGCTGAATTGGGATGGTGGTACCAGTATTATTTTTCCACAGAACGCGGCAAGCTCGGCTACAATGAATACCGGCACGATTTTAACAAGCTGATCTGGAAGAACGTATCGCCGAAATGGGACTTCGATGATGCTACATTCGAGCGCACGGCAGCTTCCTTCAACAACCCGGATCACGTCGCGATCGTCATCCACAATTACCGCTGGCGGCTGAGCCTGGCGAAAGGCGAGCCACGATACGACGATCTGGAACAGAAACTTTTCAAGGGCCCCGTTATCACCGTACCGACGATCACTATCGCTAGTGATTTCGATGGGCCGGCCGCGGACGGCTCACCCTATCGGAAGAAATTCTCGGGCAAATATTCGCACCGAATCTTTAACGGCATCGGTCACAATGTGCCTCAGGAGGCTCCGCAGGCGTTTGCGAAGGCTGTCCTCGATGTCGCTGGTTATTGA